The Ooceraea biroi isolate clonal line C1 chromosome 7, Obir_v5.4, whole genome shotgun sequence genomic sequence TGATTTCTTCTTCATccaaaaattttcaatattgccTTTACACATATATGCAGAGCGCTATGACAGTTACAATAAATACCATAATTCTGAGAAAAATTATGTagtaattataacatatatgaaAAGATTCAAATTGATAtatgaaaatgtttaatgTAGGAACACTTTTAATGTACTGTACATAAAGCGCCCGCAAAAAATAggataaataatatcgaaacatattttgaaacaaatattttcttttgtaaaagtgtttttcttttatgcaGTCACACATTAGATCACTACAAAgagcataataaatattttggcaTTTTACTAAACAAATTTTCctttaaagtataatattgtatatgcaCGAAAACACTTTTTGGCACATCATATTGTATACGGAACCACAAATAGAACAAGCACTGTTAAAATATCAGCtaaaataaatgcattttgtaaaaatgattactTATATCCAGAGTCTATAAGCAATACATGTGCGGCGTCCAAAATCGATCAGTCCTTATATCTGGGAATTaacacgtgtatgtacacgCGTGGTATTTCACTTACGTGATCGTTCGGTTGTTAGCACGCAGTTCTTTTATGACCATTTCAAGCAACTGAGTGAAAAAAGttactgaaatatttaatacacttTGATGATACGTTTGCCCTTAAGTTTTGAGAAACTTTATTCCGCCGACATTCTATACATGgtagattttttttctttaactgCTAGAAAATTGGCACGAACAAAAAGAATGGACAATAGTCGTTAGATAATACTCGACATGGACAGTTCGACAAACGGGTACAGAGGTGTTTATCATTACGTCACATTATATTTGTCACATAGCAGAAATTTCCTTTacggaaaagaatttttattcattagttaaattatatgtttatttattttttacgaagAGAATAATACTATTgttatcttgtttttttatcaACGACGCGTTGACAATACATGTATTAGTTTTGCAATAACATTTGAgcttatttctatttatacaAACTTGAAATCCAGTATTGTTCTcacattattattctatttacataatttttttaaatactttaagAAAATGAGGATATTCCCTTTTTTACCTCGATCGAActggcaaatttattaatctatattggtaatatagattaataaatttgccagtttggtcgaGATGAAAAAGGGAATACCTTCATTGATTCATCCTGGCGATACaaacttatttatttgattgattGACTTTAAGAAAATGTTTGTTACCTCTTATTATGTCATGTAGTTGGTTTTCCAAAACTCGCTTGCAAAATAGTCTAATTTGTGTtagaatattgtaataaataaattacttcaAGAACTTCGACTTATCAAAATTTCTATTGGCAGATCTCGAATGGGCAATAAAACTAAATCGTATCAGTTTGGAGGTGCTTGGATTATGGCCGAAAGTTGAGGAAGTCCCTCGGGAAAAATTAAAGCACAATTTGCATGTTCTCTCCATTTTGCTGATATTTGTGCTCAGTATTCTGTTTCCTTGTATTCATTCGCTAGTAAAGACTCACGAAGACATCATGATAATAATAGAACATCTACAATGTATTTTACCGATGATTACCTGCATTGTaagaataattgttttttggtgGAAGAAAGAAggtagatataattatatatttataaagtttaataaattatatttattgtgagttatataaaatatcccaTTTATGTAAGAGTTAATCTTTATTTAGTGTTTAcgtaaaaacttaaaattctatctttaaaagaaattcaaaCCTATTCTTAAAACTTATTTTGCGAACAAAATGTAAAaggaaaatacattaaaataataacttgTAAAATACTTTTGAGTAGTATACAGATAAGAATAAGCTTCTGTAAAACGTGACATTTTCCGACCTCGATTTAAGATAGATACAGAGTTATTACTAGCATTAAAATTTGCTTTTCTGTTATTTTGAAAGACATCATACCAATAATAAGCATGATCACCGAAGATTGGTTAAAATCGAGGAATGTACAAGAGAGAAATATGATGATTACATGGGCACAGAGATCACGCATAATTGTTATATCCTCGTACATTGTAATGGGAATATCTTGTTTTTGCGGCGTTCTTTTACCTATTTTCGGACTATCGTTAACAGATGGagtgaatattaatgatacaGAAAAGATATTCCCCCTCAGAGTGTATTACTTTTACGATGTAACGAAAAGCCCACAATATGaacttacatatattattcttactaTCGGTATTTTTTTCACTGCCACTACATACACGGGTATCGATAATTTCCTCggactattaatatttcatatttgtgGCCAATTAGACATTCTGAGCACTCGTTTAATGTATTTGAATACATTCATGAAGTTTCATAATGACTTGAAAAATTGCGTAATGAATCACACACGACTGCTGAGGTACAGTATTCCACATTTGATCCATGTATCATTTTCTAGCTGTTCTagcaaatatgtaataaatctaATATGTTTGGTCGTttgataagtattatatttattttgtttatattagAAATGTTTTGACAtgtttttagtattattatgcatattcaagtatattattattatagtaagAGTTTATTATGCATATTCAAGTTAATTTTATTGTCGCAGTTCGAGTATTCATAGTGTATTTTTAGTTCAGTACaaatatatctctttttcACTCGTAAAAGGATGGTATAAATGTTAGAAAGTCAAAAGTaacttgtaaaattatttaataacaacttgaaactttttgaTGAATTACAATCAGGACTGTTTTTGCATGACAGACTCCGAAAGAATCacaatattaattcaatttacgATTAATGtgtcaaaaaattatattattgatgaACAAAGCTCCTTCAAACGTTTTATTGCAAGTTTTGTTgtatagaatttaaaaaaaatgtgacATATTTTACTTATCGAATGACCTAATACATTTAaccattatttttaaatgcatttaacattaaatattattttacagagCCATTGCCATTATAGAAgatacatataataagatgttactagcattatttttatatttcggcATTCTCTTTGCTTTCTATGgattcttaataattaatgtaagtactttgaaaattattttacatttgtaaaagCATCAAGTTGCATTTAAGCAACGTATATTATTTGTGtcatatttacattatttcttcttaatatacataatataattctatgtAATAGCATAAgatataatatgcaatataaagATTGTAAAGTGGTctagaaataataatgcatttatataacttcTTGTATTACGGAATAAAAACAGTTAGTCCAGGAAAGGAATTATCTATCAATTACTCGCATAATATCTCTTATGTGTGTTGTTATTACTATACTTGTTCATATGGGACTTTATTGCGCTGTTGGTGAAGTTTTAATCATCCAAGTAAGTTAAATTTTATCAAGTTAACCATATCTCATTTTTACTCTCTATGCACTTTATTAAATAGGCATAccgaattataaaaaatattgtttttacaaaaacaatattttgttaaatttactttttatattaaatttactaaaatcaaGTAAGAAATACTatagaaatatgtttcttCTGATATATAATCTTTACTCTTAATTAAACTGTAATTTAGcagtttatatgtatattttaaatgttcaaGTGCGATAGAATGTATTACGCAATATGCAGCCAGAAATGGTACACTCTGGActcaaaaaaaataaaaaatttgattctTTTACTGATCCGGACCAAAATACCATGTTATATTACCGCTGGAAAAGTATTCCCTATGACAATGgctacattttgcaatgtaagatattttatacataattataaatataatttgaatgttttataattatgttaatctctctctctttcttatgTTAGTATCTGTCGATTTAACATAAATACATACTTTACAGTTAGTAGAAACTTCGGTTGGTTATATATCCGTTTTGTGTACGgcaagaaataatgatttaaaggcttaatataatttctagcagtatgataattaaataactgtGTAAGTATTAGTATATCATCTCAAAATAATTTCCGATATTTGTATGTatcgtatgtatatgtattaattatgtattaatacataattaattttatgagatAGAAATCCAGAGTTAATACTTAATCCAATCAAACCTGTTGCTTTGACTGCGATGAagataaaatttgcataaaatattagaatgctagaatatttattaatttctattaagACAATAATATAAGTGCATAGCAAGTAtacaagtttattataaataaaattcaaggaaaaaattaatcaaaataatgatcattaaaaatatgtataaacctgagaatatattattactttacagaataacatgtcttgaaatatatgtatctttaaatatttaatattttttatatttttaatatttaaattttaaagtgTGATAAAGCTTAAGTAAAGATGAAGGTTAAATAATACGCGATCAAGAATGATTTCTTCTTCATccaaaaattttcaatattgccTTTACACATATATGCAGAGCGCTATGACAGTTACAATAAATACCATAATTCTGAGAAAAATTATGTagtaattataacatatatgaaAAGATTCAAATTGATAtatgaaaatgtttaatgTAGGAACACTTTTAATGTACTGTACATAAAGCGCCCGCAAAAAATAggataaataatatcgaaacatattttgaaacaaatattttcttttgtaaaagtgtttttcttttatgcaGTCACACATTAGATCACTACAAAgagcataataaatattttggcaTTTTACTAAACAAATTTTCctttaaagtataatattgtatatgcaCGAAAACACTTTTTGGCACATCATATTGTATACGGAACCACAAATAGAACAAGCACTGTTAAAATATCAGCCAAAATAAAcgctttttgtaaaaatgattactTATATCCAGAGTCTATAAGCAATACATGTGCGGCGTCCAAAATCGATCAGTCCTTATATCTGGGAATTaacacgtgtatgtacacgCGTGGTATTTCACTTACATGATCGTTCGCTTGTTAGCACGCAGTTCTTTTATGACCATTTCAAACAACTGAGCGAAAAAAGttactgaaatatttaatacacttTGATGATACGTTTGCCCTTAAGTTTTGAAAAACTTTATTACGCCGACATTCTATACATGgtagattttttttctttaactgCTAGAAAATTGGCACGAACAAAAAGAATGAACAATAGTCGTTAGATAATATTCGATATGGATAGTTCGAAAAGCGGGTATCGAGGTGTTTACCATtacatatttgttacataagAGAAACTTGCTTTgtagaaaagaattttattctttagtcaaattatatgtttatttgattttttatgaCAAACAGGATATTGGTATTATTATCTTGTCTTTTTATCAACGCGttgactatatatattatgtttgcaataatattagagtttatttctatttatacaAACTTGAAGTCCATTATATTGCATTTACTATtccatttatgtaatttacgTAAATGCTTCAAGAAAATGTTGATTacttcttattatatatttgttcttacattttataaaaccaACTTGCAAAATAACCTAATTTGTGTCAGaacattgtaataaataaatcacttCAAGAACTTCGACTCATCAAAATTTCTATTGACAGATCTCGAATGGGCAATAAAACTAAATCGTATCAGTTTGGAGGTACTTGGATTATGGCCTAAAGTTGAGGAAGTTCCTCGGGAAAAATTAAAGCGCAATTTGCACGTTCTCGCCATTTTGCTACTATTTGTGTTCGGTGTTCTGTTTCCTTGTATTCATTCCCTAATAAAGACTCATGAAGACATCATGATAGTAATAGAACATCTGCAAGGTATCTTACCGATGATTACCTGcgttataagaataataattttttggtGGAAGAAAGAAggtagatataaatataaatatatataatcccataaatgatatttctgcgaattatataaaatatttcatttatgtaatagtatattttctatttagcGTTTGCATAAAAAAgcagaaacataaaattttatatttataagaaattcgAACTTCGTATTAAAGATCATTTTGCAAAAAAGTGTGAAGTCGATTAAAATAATAGCCttgcaaaacatttttctagTGAATAGTAACTAAAAGTAGGCTTTTGTAGAAAGAGATACAGTTTCGCCATCGATTTAAGACAAATATAGGCTAATTAGGTGCATTAAAATTTGCTTCTTTGATGTTTTGGAAGACATAATACCGCTAATAAGCATGATCACCGAAGATTGGTTAAAATCGAGAAATGTACGCGAGAGAAACGTGATGATTACATGGACACAGAGGTTACGTATGATTGTTCTCGCCTCATACATTTTAACAGGAGTAGCTTTTGTTTCTGTCATTCTTCTACCTATGTTTGGAGTGTCATTAACATACGgagtgaatattaataatacagaaAAAAGGTTCCCCCTCAGAGTTTATTACTTTTTCGATGTAACATCAAGACCACAATACGAACTTACATATATTAGTCTTTCCATCGGCCTTTTTTTCGCTGCCGTTACATACACGGGTATCGATAATTTCCTCGGACTATTAGTATTTCACACTTGCAGCCAATTGGATATTCTGAGTACTCGCTTCATGTATTTGAATAAATTCGTGAAGTTTCATAATGGCTTGAAGAATTGCGTGATGAATCATACACGATTGCTTAGGTATAGTAtttcatacatgtatatgattcatgtatcattttatatacTGACCCTCTAATAAGAGTCTGGCCATAGAGCGATTGGTCAaaatcgtgcgagagagaaagatatatatattcgctaagAATGCGCTCACGCACGCGCTACAGATAGTCCACGATACATTTTAATCAGTATATACTCGTTAAAATGTATCGTGGACTATCTGTAGCGCGTGCGTGAGCGCATTcttagcgaatatatatatctttctctctcgcacgatttTGACCAAATCGCTCTATGGCCAGACTCTTATTAGAGGGTCTCTAATTTTATAGCAAAGATGTATTAAGCAATATATTTGGTCgttcgatattattataatacttatcGAAATGCGATGTTACTTATCGAACAACATAATACGTGTAGCCGTTACTTTTAAATGCATTTaacattgaatattattttacagagGCATTGCCATTATAGAGgatacatataataagatgttactggcattatttttatattttagcatTCTCTTTGCTTTCTATGgattcttaataattaatgtaagtgTCATAATTTAGAagttatcttatattttataaaagcataaagttgcatttatatattatgtgtatattattttgtgttataatagtatataataatacaaaagttataataatattatatatttctaaattgatctagaaataatattgtacttatatttttttatgcttgTATGGAATAAAAATAGTTAGTTGAGGAAAGAAATTCTGTATCAATTACTCATGTAACATCTCTCATTTGCGttgtttttgttatatttgttCATATGGGTCTCTATTGCGCTGTTGGTGAAATTTTAGTTATCCAAGTAAGTCAAACTTTATCAGGTTAACCATATCTCATTTTGACTCTTTATTCACTTTATTAAAGAAGTAAACAGAATtgaaagaaattgtttttacaaaACATATATTGTCAAATTTAAGTTTTGAATATTCGAAAAAACCGGATAAGTACAAAATAATacagaaatgtatttttttcgatataaTCTTCACTtcttattacaatataatttaacactttaatatcatgtgATATGTTTAAGTGCGATAGAATGTACTACGCAATATGCAGCCAGGAATGGTACACCCTGGAGTCAAAAAAAgccagaaatttaatttttttattgatccAAACTAAGATACcgtgttatattactgttggAAAGATATTTCCCATGACAATGGCTACATTTTGCAGtgtaagatatttttataaacataaacataatttgaatattatattagaaataatctctttctctttcttattttGCTGTCTGTCCATAACATAATAGATACTTTCTTTATAGTTAATAAAAACTTCGACTGGTTATGTATCGGTTTTGTTTACGACTAGAaacaattaatcaaaaatttgttaattattgaaatgtgtAAGTAACAGTATATCATTTGCAAATAAGTTTTGATATTCTTGTACATATTAATAAGATACTAACTTTATTGAACAGAGATTCAGAATTAATACTTAATCTGATCCAGGCTGTTGCTTCAACATCATTATTGCGATGAATTGTGCACAAAATtcgcataattttattaatttccattAAGAAAGTACTAAAAGTGCATAGAAAGTAAGTGAATAAACTTGGAgtaaaataagtaaattaaaataatgtgatCATTAAAAATGCGGAAacctatatataaaatttttcaaagaataaaatatcttcaaatatatgtatttcgtTAAAGTGTATAAAATACGTAAGGATATGCGTTTTTTGGATGTGCGGCTTAAGTATTAAGATtcttaattatcaattatttaatgttgaaGAGGAGAGAGCTTATTAATAAGTAAATGCAATCCATACAAaacttatctttttaaaaaaagtacaaaaggATGTCAAGTGCGTTTCGTCAAAACttgttttgtattaaaaaacaatgttatattatattttttctataaaacCAATCATCGCATGCACTTGGcgtcttttttattttgaaaaggtaagttttgcacgaatttaatatttgtcgagtaaatattatcaagtatagagaaaaaagaatttattgcacttaaaattttttgcatttgcATCCAACTGCAAACTTAATCTTAATTATTTCCAGCGACTATAGTCGCCCGTAGTTTGTGAACAGCGTTCCGCGACGAGCGACTATAATCGCCCGTAGTGAAAGGGTTAAGATAATCACATTGTTTCTAGAATTTGTTTAAGTAATTATTCAACATATGGTTAATATGTTTctaaaagaagaatattaaacagataaagaaaaagataagaattgataaaattaatttaataatatacacacacacgtacatatttattttcatttttatgtattatataataaaataaaacgagaaattatcataaaataaaattgaataagatacttaaataatataagaaagatatatattcaatttatatatttagtgaGGACACGCATACAAACTAatataagtaattaaatttaattcctgTTTCGGAACTAACTGCggttaaagattattttaggCACacttcatataaaattttcttataatatacatattgcaACCAACATTATGCAACTAACTTGACGTTATACCTGAGAATACAGCAGATGTGATACGTAACATTTCAACCAAGTTTTTTGATCACATATTAGTAATTTTTCTTCTGTAAGTACTATCAATGATATCGCGTGAATTGaagttttgaatatttaatgctGTGTCGTATGTGCTTTGTAGTTTAACAACTTTGTACATGCTCgataaatttttctcattgAATGCGAGGTAACGTCGATTTACGCAGCAAGAGCAACCATCAGTTTTTCTCTAACCTTCGATATGGGTGATTCAAAATACTCCAGACGAAATggtatttaacattatataataactacaaatagaaatattcatgtttcgagaatactaattttttataaactggCACAATTTCTTAAGTTAATTATTCCAAGATATATTATTCTACacgttcatttttattaaaaattaaataagtagaaaaatgAGTGTTGAAAGacaaaatttgttgaattgttGAAGTTGAAAGTACAATTAGTTTTCATCTCATTACAATTTCTATAGAAAGGCTTCGAATGGGCAGTGAAATTGAATCGTGCGGGTTTGAATTTACTTGGGCTATGGCCTAATCCGGAAGAAACTTCcagagagaaaataatgagCAATATACGTGTGCTTTTTACATTTCTGGTGGTGACAATTTTATTAGTGCCTTGTTtacattcattaattaaagttCATTGTGATATTATGCTGACAACagacaatttacaatttactttACCGATTCTTAGCAACATAATAAAACTCCCAATATTTTGGTGGAAAAAAAAAGGTAAATGTTCAATATCTCAGATTTATATAGGTATGTATAAAAATctgacgaaataaaatatataagtacatataagtaaatataagaaaatgtttttatgcGAAGGGTCATGAGGTATCTTATAAAGTCTTATAAAagtctgcaaaataaaaagacagaCTGTGGACTGTTTACAGTTTAAGACTACGCAAATTTACTCTTCtaatatgatataaacatgtataagattattatatttactaa encodes the following:
- the LOC113561428 gene encoding uncharacterized protein LOC113561428: MDSSTNGYRDLEWAIKLNRISLEVLGLWPKVEEVPREKLKHNLHVLSILLIFVLSILFPCIHSLVKTHEDIMIIIEHLQCILPMITCIVRIIVFWWKKEDIIPIISMITEDWLKSRNVQERNMMITWAQRSRIIVISSYIVMGISCFCGVLLPIFGLSLTDGVNINDTEKIFPLRVYYFYDVTKSPQYELTYIILTIGIFFTATTYTGIDNFLGLLIFHICGQLDILSTRLMYLNTFMKFHNDLKNCVMNHTRLLRAIAIIEDTYNKMLLALFLYFGILFAFYGFLIINLVQERNYLSITRIISLMCVVITILVHMGLYCAVGEVLIIQVS
- the LOC105275922 gene encoding uncharacterized protein LOC105275922 isoform X1, producing MDSSKSGYRDLEWAIKLNRISLEVLGLWPKVEEVPREKLKRNLHVLAILLLFVFGVLFPCIHSLIKTHEDIMIVIEHLQGILPMITCVIRIIIFWWKKEDIIPLISMITEDWLKSRNVRERNVMITWTQRLRMIVLASYILTGVAFVSVILLPMFGVSLTYGVNINNTEKRFPLRVYYFFDVTSRPQYELTYISLSIGLFFAAVTYTGIDNFLGLLVFHTCSQLDILSTRFMYLNKFVKFHNGLKNCVMNHTRLLRGIAIIEDTYNKMLLALFLYFSILFAFYGFLIINLVEERNSVSITHVTSLICVVFVIFVHMGLYCAVGEILVIQCDRMYYAICSQEWYTLESKKARNLIFLLIQTKIPCYITVGKIFPMTMATFCSLIKTSTGYVSVLFTTRNN
- the LOC105275922 gene encoding putative odorant receptor 83c isoform X2 — translated: MIGLWPKPEKIRRDELKRNLYVFVVLLMLVIVGLFPCTLSLLRIQQNFTLIIEQLQFILPLVTCVIRLVIFWWKKEDIIPLISMITEDWLKSRNVRERNVMITWTQRLRMIVLASYILTGVAFVSVILLPMFGVSLTYGVNINNTEKRFPLRVYYFFDVTSRPQYELTYISLSIGLFFAAVTYTGIDNFLGLLVFHTCSQLDILSTRFMYLNKFVKFHNGLKNCVMNHTRLLRGIAIIEDTYNKMLLALFLYFSILFAFYGFLIINLVEERNSVSITHVTSLICVVFVIFVHMGLYCAVGEILVIQCDRMYYAICSQEWYTLESKKARNLIFLLIQTKIPCYITVGKIFPMTMATFCSLIKTSTGYVSVLFTTRNN